A window from Lagopus muta isolate bLagMut1 chromosome 5, bLagMut1 primary, whole genome shotgun sequence encodes these proteins:
- the RXRG gene encoding retinoic acid receptor RXR-gamma isoform X6: MYLKPPEDSPVHASSTSVSPSSSLSVGSTVDGHHNYLEAPTNASRALPSPMNTIGSPVNALGSPYRVITSSIGSHPVALSSSAPGMNFVTHSPQLDVLNNVSSSEDIKPLPGLPGIGNMNYPSTSPGSLAKHICAICGDRSSGKHYGVYSCEGCKGFFKRTIRKDLIYTCRDNKDCLIDKRQRNRCQYCRYQKCLAMGMKREAVQEERQRSRERSENEAESTSGGSEDMPVERILEAELAVEPKTEAYSDVNTESSTNDPVTNICHAADKQLFTLVEWAKRIPHFSDLTLEDQVILLRAGWNELLIASFSHRSVSVQDGILLATGLHVHRSSAHSAGVGSIFDSRVLTELVSKMKDMQMDKSELGCLRAIVLFNPDAKGLSSPSEVESLREKVYATLEAYTKQKYPEQPGRFAKLLLRLPALRSIGLKCLEHLFFFKLIGDTPIDTFLMEMLETPLQVT; the protein is encoded by the exons ATTCCCCTGTTCACGCCAGCTCCACGTCTGTGAGCCCATCATCCAGCCTGTCAGTGGGGAGCACAGTGGACGGACATCACAACTACCTCGAGGCCCCCACAAACGCCTCCCGGGCGCTGCCATCCCCCATGAACACCATTGGTTCTCCAGTGAATGCGTTGGGCTCACCCTACAGGGTCATTACATCCTCCATTGGCTCGCATCCTGTTGCTCTGTCCTCCTCTGCTCCGGGCATGAACTTTGTGACCCACAGCCCACAG CTCGATGTGCTCAACAATGTCAGCAGCTCGGAGGACATCAAGCCCTTGCCAGGTCTTCCGGGGATTGGCAACATGAATTATCCATCCACAAGCCCAGGTTCCTTAGCCAAACACATCTGTGCCATCTGTGGGGACAGGTCCTCAG GGAAGCACTATGGGGTGTACAGCTGCGAGGGCTGCAAGGGCTTCTTTAAGAGGACCATCCGGAAGGACCTGATCTACACCTGCCGTGACAACAAGGACTGCCTCATCGACAAGCGCCAACGCAACCGCTGCCAGTACTGCCGCTATCAGAAGTGCCTCGCCATGGGGATGAAGAGGGAAG CTGTGCAGGAGGAGAGGCAGCGGAGCAGGGAGCGCAGTGAGAATGAAGCTGAGTCCACGAGCGGTGGCAGTGAAGACATGCCTGTGGAGAGGATCCTGGAAGCTGAGCTGGCAGTAGAACCCAAGACTGAGGCATACAGTGATGTGAACACAGAGAGCTCA ACAAACGACCCTGTCACCAACATCTGCCACGCTGCTGACAAGCAGCTCTTCACTCTTGTTGAGTGGGCCAAGCGCATCCCCCACTTCTCTGACCTGACCTTGGAGGACCAAGTCATTCTCCTGCGGGCAG GCTGGAACGAGCTGCTCATCGCATCCTTCTCCCATCGCTCTGTGTCAGTGCAGGACGGcatcctgctggccacaggCTTGCATGTGCACCgcagcagtgctcacagtgcAGGCGTGGGCTCCATCTTTGACAG CAGAGTTTTGACAGAGCTGGTGTCCAAAATGAAGGACATGCAGATGGATAAGTCGGAGCTGGGGTGTCTGCGAGCCATTGTCCTCTTCAACCCAG ACGCCAAGGGCCTGTCCAGCCCCTCCGAAGTGGAGTCGCTGCGGGAGAAGGTCTACGCCACGCTGGAAGCCTACACGAAGCAGAAGTACCCCGAGCAGCCGGGGCG GTTTGCCAAACTCCTCCTGCGCCTGCCAGCACTACGGTCCATCGGACTGAAgtgcctggagcatctcttcttCTTCAAGCTGATCGGGGACACCCCCATCGACACCTTCCTCATGGAGATGCTGGAGACACCCCTGCAGGTCACTTGA
- the RXRG gene encoding retinoic acid receptor RXR-gamma isoform X4 has product MYGNYPHFIKFPAGFGNSPVHASSTSVSPSSSLSVGSTVDGHHNYLEAPTNASRALPSPMNTIGSPVNALGSPYRVITSSIGSHPVALSSSAPGMNFVTHSPQLDVLNNVSSSEDIKPLPGLPGIGNMNYPSTSPGSLAKHICAICGDRSSGKHYGVYSCEGCKGFFKRTIRKDLIYTCRDNKDCLIDKRQRNRCQYCRYQKCLAMGMKREAVQEERQRSRERSENEAESTSGGSEDMPVERILEAELAVEPKTEAYSDVNTESSTNDPVTNICHAADKQLFTLVEWAKRIPHFSDLTLEDQVILLRAGWNELLIASFSHRSVSVQDGILLATGLHVHRSSAHSAGVGSIFDSRVLTELVSKMKDMQMDKSELGCLRAIVLFNPDAKGLSSPSEVESLREKVYATLEAYTKQKYPEQPGRFAKLLLRLPALRSIGLKCLEHLFFFKLIGDTPIDTFLMEMLETPLQVT; this is encoded by the exons ATTCCCCTGTTCACGCCAGCTCCACGTCTGTGAGCCCATCATCCAGCCTGTCAGTGGGGAGCACAGTGGACGGACATCACAACTACCTCGAGGCCCCCACAAACGCCTCCCGGGCGCTGCCATCCCCCATGAACACCATTGGTTCTCCAGTGAATGCGTTGGGCTCACCCTACAGGGTCATTACATCCTCCATTGGCTCGCATCCTGTTGCTCTGTCCTCCTCTGCTCCGGGCATGAACTTTGTGACCCACAGCCCACAG CTCGATGTGCTCAACAATGTCAGCAGCTCGGAGGACATCAAGCCCTTGCCAGGTCTTCCGGGGATTGGCAACATGAATTATCCATCCACAAGCCCAGGTTCCTTAGCCAAACACATCTGTGCCATCTGTGGGGACAGGTCCTCAG GGAAGCACTATGGGGTGTACAGCTGCGAGGGCTGCAAGGGCTTCTTTAAGAGGACCATCCGGAAGGACCTGATCTACACCTGCCGTGACAACAAGGACTGCCTCATCGACAAGCGCCAACGCAACCGCTGCCAGTACTGCCGCTATCAGAAGTGCCTCGCCATGGGGATGAAGAGGGAAG CTGTGCAGGAGGAGAGGCAGCGGAGCAGGGAGCGCAGTGAGAATGAAGCTGAGTCCACGAGCGGTGGCAGTGAAGACATGCCTGTGGAGAGGATCCTGGAAGCTGAGCTGGCAGTAGAACCCAAGACTGAGGCATACAGTGATGTGAACACAGAGAGCTCA ACAAACGACCCTGTCACCAACATCTGCCACGCTGCTGACAAGCAGCTCTTCACTCTTGTTGAGTGGGCCAAGCGCATCCCCCACTTCTCTGACCTGACCTTGGAGGACCAAGTCATTCTCCTGCGGGCAG GCTGGAACGAGCTGCTCATCGCATCCTTCTCCCATCGCTCTGTGTCAGTGCAGGACGGcatcctgctggccacaggCTTGCATGTGCACCgcagcagtgctcacagtgcAGGCGTGGGCTCCATCTTTGACAG CAGAGTTTTGACAGAGCTGGTGTCCAAAATGAAGGACATGCAGATGGATAAGTCGGAGCTGGGGTGTCTGCGAGCCATTGTCCTCTTCAACCCAG ACGCCAAGGGCCTGTCCAGCCCCTCCGAAGTGGAGTCGCTGCGGGAGAAGGTCTACGCCACGCTGGAAGCCTACACGAAGCAGAAGTACCCCGAGCAGCCGGGGCG GTTTGCCAAACTCCTCCTGCGCCTGCCAGCACTACGGTCCATCGGACTGAAgtgcctggagcatctcttcttCTTCAAGCTGATCGGGGACACCCCCATCGACACCTTCCTCATGGAGATGCTGGAGACACCCCTGCAGGTCACTTGA
- the RXRG gene encoding retinoic acid receptor RXR-gamma isoform X5, translated as MYGNYPHFIKFPAGFGNSPVHASSTSVSPSSSLSVGSTVDGHHNYLEAPTNASRALPSPMNTIGSPVNALGSPYRVITSSIGSHPVALSSSAPGMNFVTHSPQLDVLNNVSSSEDIKPLPGLPGIGNMNYPSTSPGSLAKHICAICGDRSSGKHYGVYSCEGCKGFFKRTIRKDLIYTCRDNKDCLIDKRQRNRCQYCRYQKCLAMGMKREAVQEERQRSRERSENEAESTSGGSEDMPVERILEAELAVEPKTEAYSDVNTESSTNDPVTNICHAADKQLFTLVEWAKRIPHFSDLTLEDQVILLRAGWNELLIASFSHRSVSVQDGILLATGLHVHRSSAHSAGVGSIFDRVLTELVSKMKDMQMDKSELGCLRAIVLFNPDAKGLSSPSEVESLREKVYATLEAYTKQKYPEQPGRFAKLLLRLPALRSIGLKCLEHLFFFKLIGDTPIDTFLMEMLETPLQVT; from the exons ATTCCCCTGTTCACGCCAGCTCCACGTCTGTGAGCCCATCATCCAGCCTGTCAGTGGGGAGCACAGTGGACGGACATCACAACTACCTCGAGGCCCCCACAAACGCCTCCCGGGCGCTGCCATCCCCCATGAACACCATTGGTTCTCCAGTGAATGCGTTGGGCTCACCCTACAGGGTCATTACATCCTCCATTGGCTCGCATCCTGTTGCTCTGTCCTCCTCTGCTCCGGGCATGAACTTTGTGACCCACAGCCCACAG CTCGATGTGCTCAACAATGTCAGCAGCTCGGAGGACATCAAGCCCTTGCCAGGTCTTCCGGGGATTGGCAACATGAATTATCCATCCACAAGCCCAGGTTCCTTAGCCAAACACATCTGTGCCATCTGTGGGGACAGGTCCTCAG GGAAGCACTATGGGGTGTACAGCTGCGAGGGCTGCAAGGGCTTCTTTAAGAGGACCATCCGGAAGGACCTGATCTACACCTGCCGTGACAACAAGGACTGCCTCATCGACAAGCGCCAACGCAACCGCTGCCAGTACTGCCGCTATCAGAAGTGCCTCGCCATGGGGATGAAGAGGGAAG CTGTGCAGGAGGAGAGGCAGCGGAGCAGGGAGCGCAGTGAGAATGAAGCTGAGTCCACGAGCGGTGGCAGTGAAGACATGCCTGTGGAGAGGATCCTGGAAGCTGAGCTGGCAGTAGAACCCAAGACTGAGGCATACAGTGATGTGAACACAGAGAGCTCA ACAAACGACCCTGTCACCAACATCTGCCACGCTGCTGACAAGCAGCTCTTCACTCTTGTTGAGTGGGCCAAGCGCATCCCCCACTTCTCTGACCTGACCTTGGAGGACCAAGTCATTCTCCTGCGGGCAG GCTGGAACGAGCTGCTCATCGCATCCTTCTCCCATCGCTCTGTGTCAGTGCAGGACGGcatcctgctggccacaggCTTGCATGTGCACCgcagcagtgctcacagtgcAGGCGTGGGCTCCATCTTTGACAG AGTTTTGACAGAGCTGGTGTCCAAAATGAAGGACATGCAGATGGATAAGTCGGAGCTGGGGTGTCTGCGAGCCATTGTCCTCTTCAACCCAG ACGCCAAGGGCCTGTCCAGCCCCTCCGAAGTGGAGTCGCTGCGGGAGAAGGTCTACGCCACGCTGGAAGCCTACACGAAGCAGAAGTACCCCGAGCAGCCGGGGCG GTTTGCCAAACTCCTCCTGCGCCTGCCAGCACTACGGTCCATCGGACTGAAgtgcctggagcatctcttcttCTTCAAGCTGATCGGGGACACCCCCATCGACACCTTCCTCATGGAGATGCTGGAGACACCCCTGCAGGTCACTTGA
- the RXRG gene encoding retinoic acid receptor RXR-gamma isoform X7 → MNTIGSPVNALGSPYRVITSSIGSHPVALSSSAPGMNFVTHSPQLDVLNNVSSSEDIKPLPGLPGIGNMNYPSTSPGSLAKHICAICGDRSSGKHYGVYSCEGCKGFFKRTIRKDLIYTCRDNKDCLIDKRQRNRCQYCRYQKCLAMGMKREAVQEERQRSRERSENEAESTSGGSEDMPVERILEAELAVEPKTEAYSDVNTESSTNDPVTNICHAADKQLFTLVEWAKRIPHFSDLTLEDQVILLRAGWNELLIASFSHRSVSVQDGILLATGLHVHRSSAHSAGVGSIFDSRVLTELVSKMKDMQMDKSELGCLRAIVLFNPDAKGLSSPSEVESLREKVYATLEAYTKQKYPEQPGRFAKLLLRLPALRSIGLKCLEHLFFFKLIGDTPIDTFLMEMLETPLQVT, encoded by the exons ATGAACACCATTGGTTCTCCAGTGAATGCGTTGGGCTCACCCTACAGGGTCATTACATCCTCCATTGGCTCGCATCCTGTTGCTCTGTCCTCCTCTGCTCCGGGCATGAACTTTGTGACCCACAGCCCACAG CTCGATGTGCTCAACAATGTCAGCAGCTCGGAGGACATCAAGCCCTTGCCAGGTCTTCCGGGGATTGGCAACATGAATTATCCATCCACAAGCCCAGGTTCCTTAGCCAAACACATCTGTGCCATCTGTGGGGACAGGTCCTCAG GGAAGCACTATGGGGTGTACAGCTGCGAGGGCTGCAAGGGCTTCTTTAAGAGGACCATCCGGAAGGACCTGATCTACACCTGCCGTGACAACAAGGACTGCCTCATCGACAAGCGCCAACGCAACCGCTGCCAGTACTGCCGCTATCAGAAGTGCCTCGCCATGGGGATGAAGAGGGAAG CTGTGCAGGAGGAGAGGCAGCGGAGCAGGGAGCGCAGTGAGAATGAAGCTGAGTCCACGAGCGGTGGCAGTGAAGACATGCCTGTGGAGAGGATCCTGGAAGCTGAGCTGGCAGTAGAACCCAAGACTGAGGCATACAGTGATGTGAACACAGAGAGCTCA ACAAACGACCCTGTCACCAACATCTGCCACGCTGCTGACAAGCAGCTCTTCACTCTTGTTGAGTGGGCCAAGCGCATCCCCCACTTCTCTGACCTGACCTTGGAGGACCAAGTCATTCTCCTGCGGGCAG GCTGGAACGAGCTGCTCATCGCATCCTTCTCCCATCGCTCTGTGTCAGTGCAGGACGGcatcctgctggccacaggCTTGCATGTGCACCgcagcagtgctcacagtgcAGGCGTGGGCTCCATCTTTGACAG CAGAGTTTTGACAGAGCTGGTGTCCAAAATGAAGGACATGCAGATGGATAAGTCGGAGCTGGGGTGTCTGCGAGCCATTGTCCTCTTCAACCCAG ACGCCAAGGGCCTGTCCAGCCCCTCCGAAGTGGAGTCGCTGCGGGAGAAGGTCTACGCCACGCTGGAAGCCTACACGAAGCAGAAGTACCCCGAGCAGCCGGGGCG GTTTGCCAAACTCCTCCTGCGCCTGCCAGCACTACGGTCCATCGGACTGAAgtgcctggagcatctcttcttCTTCAAGCTGATCGGGGACACCCCCATCGACACCTTCCTCATGGAGATGCTGGAGACACCCCTGCAGGTCACTTGA
- the RXRG gene encoding retinoic acid receptor RXR-gamma isoform X3 gives MVESSEETGRGLEMQPGMQAPYSLEMGSFPHFYSPVHASSTSVSPSSSLSVGSTVDGHHNYLEAPTNASRALPSPMNTIGSPVNALGSPYRVITSSIGSHPVALSSSAPGMNFVTHSPQLDVLNNVSSSEDIKPLPGLPGIGNMNYPSTSPGSLAKHICAICGDRSSGKHYGVYSCEGCKGFFKRTIRKDLIYTCRDNKDCLIDKRQRNRCQYCRYQKCLAMGMKREAVQEERQRSRERSENEAESTSGGSEDMPVERILEAELAVEPKTEAYSDVNTESSTNDPVTNICHAADKQLFTLVEWAKRIPHFSDLTLEDQVILLRAGWNELLIASFSHRSVSVQDGILLATGLHVHRSSAHSAGVGSIFDSRVLTELVSKMKDMQMDKSELGCLRAIVLFNPDAKGLSSPSEVESLREKVYATLEAYTKQKYPEQPGRFAKLLLRLPALRSIGLKCLEHLFFFKLIGDTPIDTFLMEMLETPLQVT, from the exons ATTCCCCTGTTCACGCCAGCTCCACGTCTGTGAGCCCATCATCCAGCCTGTCAGTGGGGAGCACAGTGGACGGACATCACAACTACCTCGAGGCCCCCACAAACGCCTCCCGGGCGCTGCCATCCCCCATGAACACCATTGGTTCTCCAGTGAATGCGTTGGGCTCACCCTACAGGGTCATTACATCCTCCATTGGCTCGCATCCTGTTGCTCTGTCCTCCTCTGCTCCGGGCATGAACTTTGTGACCCACAGCCCACAG CTCGATGTGCTCAACAATGTCAGCAGCTCGGAGGACATCAAGCCCTTGCCAGGTCTTCCGGGGATTGGCAACATGAATTATCCATCCACAAGCCCAGGTTCCTTAGCCAAACACATCTGTGCCATCTGTGGGGACAGGTCCTCAG GGAAGCACTATGGGGTGTACAGCTGCGAGGGCTGCAAGGGCTTCTTTAAGAGGACCATCCGGAAGGACCTGATCTACACCTGCCGTGACAACAAGGACTGCCTCATCGACAAGCGCCAACGCAACCGCTGCCAGTACTGCCGCTATCAGAAGTGCCTCGCCATGGGGATGAAGAGGGAAG CTGTGCAGGAGGAGAGGCAGCGGAGCAGGGAGCGCAGTGAGAATGAAGCTGAGTCCACGAGCGGTGGCAGTGAAGACATGCCTGTGGAGAGGATCCTGGAAGCTGAGCTGGCAGTAGAACCCAAGACTGAGGCATACAGTGATGTGAACACAGAGAGCTCA ACAAACGACCCTGTCACCAACATCTGCCACGCTGCTGACAAGCAGCTCTTCACTCTTGTTGAGTGGGCCAAGCGCATCCCCCACTTCTCTGACCTGACCTTGGAGGACCAAGTCATTCTCCTGCGGGCAG GCTGGAACGAGCTGCTCATCGCATCCTTCTCCCATCGCTCTGTGTCAGTGCAGGACGGcatcctgctggccacaggCTTGCATGTGCACCgcagcagtgctcacagtgcAGGCGTGGGCTCCATCTTTGACAG CAGAGTTTTGACAGAGCTGGTGTCCAAAATGAAGGACATGCAGATGGATAAGTCGGAGCTGGGGTGTCTGCGAGCCATTGTCCTCTTCAACCCAG ACGCCAAGGGCCTGTCCAGCCCCTCCGAAGTGGAGTCGCTGCGGGAGAAGGTCTACGCCACGCTGGAAGCCTACACGAAGCAGAAGTACCCCGAGCAGCCGGGGCG GTTTGCCAAACTCCTCCTGCGCCTGCCAGCACTACGGTCCATCGGACTGAAgtgcctggagcatctcttcttCTTCAAGCTGATCGGGGACACCCCCATCGACACCTTCCTCATGGAGATGCTGGAGACACCCCTGCAGGTCACTTGA